Proteins encoded within one genomic window of Rubritalea squalenifaciens DSM 18772:
- a CDS encoding DUF4132 domain-containing protein: MQQTKEVFQQYFPEHLDLLSGVINSSPDCKLRRAAGYSEVLKVFPECKKIVQNYDGSDDELCSRLLDLVNEVVNGSHNGAGTVMEEIHTPEGATWCVKWVSLSMLGCLLRRKGLLLKPENIRRIIELSNRMFYLGDAVPYETGVILIENLGYSVEKNREEFGEYLLPRVDMSRDHSLCYDTRKRILRLQKLVVDPNPIRLVGGDAWSVMCVEDMHNGGTELINQLFDLLDTAMGKARPSASWVKQCKGFIEEKDSQKLETLLLKWLGAVDQPKVRMPDGGQYHEEDQIRHTLHESDAEYLRGICWVASFLPSEEMARKLSQVVFSAYRKLPYIGARSVKIGNAAVNALGMMKHEAALAELAKLKIKVKFGTAQKLISKALDVKAEEMGVSRHEVEEMAVPDYGLSEVGYGEFPFGEFKAIVEIQKGNKVTIVWRNAQSEKVQKSIPSAIKESFAEEIKELKAKTKDIQKMLPVQQERIDNLYLLKRTWSPAVWRERYMEHPVIGWVARRLIWCVKDEGEVKSVIWNESGFLSYDTDASITISNDAEITLWHPLDGTTDEVLAWRDYLIAHEITQPFKQAFREIYLLTDAERSTGSYSNRYAAHIIKQYQFNALCGARGWKNRLRLMVDDEYPPAMKYLDEWGLRADFWIEGIGENYGTDSTESGAYLRLATDQVRFYQIDAIESSAHACGGGYSANRNQASDEPIALENIPELVFSEVMRDVDLFVGVASVGNNAEWQDGGEEGRRDYWYGYSFGDLAETAKTRKAVLERLIPRMKIADRCSFEEKFLIVRGDVRTYKIHLGSANILMEPNDQYLCIVAKQAPTTKADKLYLPFEGDSKLSVILSKALMLAEDAKIKDPTILSQINTKR, from the coding sequence ATGCAGCAGACAAAAGAAGTATTTCAGCAGTACTTTCCTGAGCATTTGGATTTATTATCCGGTGTCATCAATTCTAGTCCTGACTGTAAGTTGAGGCGAGCGGCCGGATATTCAGAGGTATTGAAGGTATTCCCTGAGTGTAAGAAAATCGTTCAGAATTATGATGGGAGCGATGATGAACTCTGCTCGCGTCTATTGGATCTTGTTAATGAAGTGGTTAACGGATCACACAATGGAGCTGGAACAGTCATGGAAGAAATCCACACCCCCGAGGGGGCTACTTGGTGTGTAAAGTGGGTATCGCTTTCGATGCTGGGTTGTTTGCTGAGGAGAAAAGGGCTCTTGCTGAAACCTGAGAATATTAGAAGGATTATCGAGTTGTCTAACAGAATGTTCTATCTTGGTGATGCAGTGCCTTATGAGACAGGTGTTATTCTGATCGAAAACCTCGGTTATTCAGTAGAGAAGAACCGGGAAGAGTTTGGGGAGTATTTGCTGCCAAGAGTTGATATGAGCAGAGACCATTCTCTCTGTTATGATACCCGGAAGCGTATTTTGCGACTGCAAAAGCTAGTAGTTGACCCCAACCCAATTAGATTGGTTGGGGGAGATGCATGGTCAGTGATGTGTGTGGAAGACATGCATAATGGAGGTACCGAGCTTATTAATCAGTTGTTCGATTTGTTAGATACTGCAATGGGGAAAGCTAGACCTAGTGCTTCCTGGGTGAAGCAGTGTAAGGGGTTTATTGAAGAAAAGGATTCACAAAAGCTGGAGACTTTACTCTTGAAGTGGCTTGGAGCGGTCGATCAGCCAAAAGTCAGGATGCCGGATGGAGGGCAGTATCATGAGGAGGACCAGATCCGGCACACGTTACATGAATCTGATGCAGAATATCTTCGTGGCATATGCTGGGTAGCTTCTTTTCTTCCCAGTGAGGAGATGGCGCGTAAGTTATCTCAGGTAGTTTTTTCAGCTTATAGAAAACTTCCCTATATCGGTGCTAGATCTGTTAAAATCGGGAATGCTGCTGTTAATGCCCTTGGCATGATGAAGCATGAGGCGGCGCTCGCAGAACTCGCTAAGCTGAAGATTAAGGTGAAGTTCGGTACAGCCCAAAAATTGATTTCTAAAGCCTTGGATGTGAAAGCCGAGGAAATGGGAGTGTCTCGCCACGAGGTTGAAGAGATGGCTGTTCCAGACTACGGGCTGTCTGAGGTGGGCTATGGTGAGTTTCCATTTGGTGAATTCAAAGCGATAGTAGAGATTCAAAAAGGAAACAAGGTAACTATCGTTTGGCGAAATGCGCAAAGCGAGAAAGTCCAGAAGTCCATACCGAGCGCGATTAAAGAGTCTTTTGCCGAGGAGATCAAAGAGCTGAAAGCCAAGACGAAAGATATTCAGAAGATGCTACCTGTACAGCAGGAGAGAATCGACAATTTGTATTTGCTTAAGCGTACCTGGAGTCCAGCTGTTTGGAGAGAGAGGTACATGGAGCATCCCGTTATTGGATGGGTGGCGCGCAGGCTTATCTGGTGTGTCAAAGATGAAGGGGAAGTTAAGTCTGTGATATGGAACGAGAGCGGATTTTTGAGCTACGATACTGATGCCTCAATAACTATCAGTAATGACGCTGAAATCACTCTCTGGCATCCCTTGGATGGAACTACTGATGAAGTCTTGGCCTGGAGGGATTATCTGATTGCTCATGAAATAACCCAACCGTTCAAGCAGGCATTCAGAGAGATTTATCTTCTTACTGATGCTGAGAGGTCTACCGGGAGTTATTCCAACCGCTACGCTGCACATATCATCAAGCAGTACCAGTTTAATGCTTTGTGTGGAGCAAGAGGTTGGAAGAATCGACTCAGACTGATGGTGGATGATGAGTACCCTCCAGCGATGAAATATCTTGATGAATGGGGCTTGAGGGCTGATTTCTGGATTGAAGGAATAGGTGAAAATTATGGAACCGATTCTACCGAATCGGGGGCCTACTTGCGTTTGGCGACAGATCAGGTGCGTTTCTATCAGATTGATGCCATTGAAAGTTCAGCTCATGCCTGCGGCGGTGGGTATTCTGCAAATCGAAATCAGGCATCGGATGAGCCTATTGCTCTGGAAAATATACCTGAGCTCGTTTTTTCTGAGGTGATGAGAGACGTGGATCTCTTTGTCGGGGTGGCGAGTGTCGGTAATAATGCCGAGTGGCAAGATGGAGGAGAAGAGGGGAGACGAGATTATTGGTACGGCTATTCTTTTGGCGACCTAGCTGAGACGGCGAAAACTCGCAAAGCTGTTCTGGAGCGCCTGATTCCCCGGATGAAGATTGCTGATCGGTGCAGTTTTGAGGAGAAGTTCCTCATCGTCCGTGGAGATGTTCGTACTTACAAAATCCATTTGGGAAGTGCGAATATACTGATGGAGCCTAATGATCAGTACCTTTGCATCGTGGCAAAGCAGGCTCCAACCACAAAGGCGGACAAGCTATACTTGCCATTTGAGGGAGACTCGAAGCTCAGTGTGATCTTGAGTAAAGCTCTCATGTTGGCAGAAGATGCGAAGATCAAGGACCCGACGATCCTTTCACAGATTAATACCAAGAGATGA
- a CDS encoding 23S rRNA (pseudouridine(1915)-N(3))-methyltransferase RlmH: protein MHHTIIAAGKPALKYCKDGTAEYLKRLTRYGKYELKHIKDGSSEDVSKRHLEASQGSIRIVLDERGEQLTTEQLVKKISDWEMRGEKRATYMIGASDGHTPELRDSADLVWALSPLTLQHELALVVLLEQLYRVATIQRGEPYHRV from the coding sequence ATGCACCACACCATCATTGCTGCCGGCAAGCCCGCCCTCAAGTACTGCAAGGACGGCACCGCCGAGTACCTCAAGCGCCTCACCCGCTACGGCAAGTACGAGCTGAAGCACATCAAGGACGGCAGCAGTGAAGACGTTTCCAAGCGTCACCTGGAGGCCAGCCAGGGCTCTATCCGCATTGTGCTCGATGAACGCGGCGAGCAACTCACCACCGAGCAACTCGTCAAAAAAATCTCCGACTGGGAAATGCGCGGCGAGAAGCGCGCCACCTACATGATCGGCGCCTCAGATGGGCACACCCCGGAACTCCGTGACTCCGCCGATCTCGTCTGGGCACTCTCCCCACTCACCCTGCAGCACGAGCTCGCCCTCGTCGTCCTGCTAGAACAACTCTACCGGGTCGCCACCATCCAGCGCGGCGAGCCATACCATCGGGTATGA
- a CDS encoding LemA family protein, giving the protein MFGAVTIILIIIAVIAFGAIFWVMGAYNGLVKHRNRYKNAFAQIDVQLKRRHDLIPNLVEVAKKYMSHERETLEAVIAARNSAEGARKGVSPDNEGGMKALMAAEGGLGASLGRLFAVSEGYPDLKANQNMMQLSEELTSTENKVGFSRQAYNDAVTLYNTKRETFPTNMIAGMFNFGEAVLFEVSDPGEREAVKVEF; this is encoded by the coding sequence ATGTTTGGAGCCGTTACTATCATACTCATCATCATAGCAGTTATCGCTTTTGGAGCCATCTTTTGGGTGATGGGGGCCTACAATGGCCTGGTCAAGCACCGTAACCGCTACAAGAACGCGTTTGCGCAGATCGATGTCCAGCTGAAGCGCCGCCACGACCTGATTCCTAATCTGGTGGAAGTGGCCAAGAAGTACATGTCCCATGAGCGTGAGACTCTGGAGGCCGTGATCGCCGCCCGTAACAGCGCCGAGGGTGCCCGCAAAGGTGTCTCACCTGATAACGAGGGAGGCATGAAGGCCCTGATGGCTGCGGAAGGTGGCCTAGGTGCTTCCTTGGGAAGACTGTTCGCGGTATCCGAGGGATATCCTGACCTCAAGGCGAACCAGAATATGATGCAACTGAGCGAAGAACTCACCTCTACGGAGAACAAGGTGGGTTTCTCTCGCCAGGCCTACAATGATGCCGTCACTCTCTATAATACGAAGCGTGAAACTTTCCCGACGAACATGATTGCTGGTATGTTCAACTTTGGCGAGGCGGTCCTCTTCGAGGTGTCCGATCCCGGTGAGCGCGAGGCGGTCAAAGTGGAATTTTAA
- a CDS encoding M48 family metallopeptidase, with protein MNFYEAQDDALRRTKLLVFYFILAVIGVVLAVYAVLGALMAYNGQSFWDAGLFLKVSLGTTVVILLGSTFKGLQLSAGGEVVARDMGGRPVDPHTTDVEERKLMNVVEEMAIASGLPVPQVWVMDDEPGINAFAAGTEPGNAVIGVTRGCIQRLTRSELQGVIAHEFSHILNGDMKLNMRLIGWLYGIMMLSIIGRIMFEAWRFAGTTRRSSNGKDNGAAVVIAIMLAGIALIIIGSIGVFFGRMIQAAISRQREFLADASAVQFTREPEGIAGALKKIGGQEYGSGLHSSKAGEASHMFFADGGMFSYGMATHPPLDVRIKAIEAHWNGEFEQSELPPVASHQYSRDERVSGFSGSVTAPEMRVERKDWDQIGDPSTTNIATGSMILNSLQPTWVEACRDREQAQALVFGLLLAVDEKLKLGELEYLNKSAGRTACELAQQWQVELGDEHSSQKIALVDLSIPTLRRLTKPEYERFIGITKWMIASDGQVDIFEFMLQKVLERHLDAHYAPKGTPKIRYTKHAQLSNEINVLISTMAGIGARGSGDVQLAHESASQALQEHGGVALQLLPPDQCGLRLVDTALEKLEQATPTIKRDVLHASGVAVMHDGVLGSREAELLRAAADAIGCSIPPFVKA; from the coding sequence ATGAATTTCTACGAAGCTCAGGATGATGCTCTGCGGAGGACCAAATTGCTGGTCTTCTACTTTATCCTCGCCGTCATCGGGGTGGTGCTTGCTGTCTATGCGGTGCTTGGGGCCTTGATGGCTTATAACGGGCAGTCCTTCTGGGATGCCGGGCTGTTTCTAAAAGTCTCTTTGGGAACGACGGTGGTTATTTTACTGGGTTCTACCTTCAAGGGACTGCAGCTCAGTGCCGGTGGTGAGGTGGTGGCTCGTGACATGGGGGGGCGTCCTGTTGATCCGCATACGACGGATGTCGAGGAGCGCAAGCTGATGAATGTGGTGGAGGAAATGGCGATTGCCTCAGGTTTACCCGTTCCTCAAGTCTGGGTGATGGATGATGAGCCTGGGATCAATGCCTTCGCCGCGGGCACCGAACCGGGCAATGCTGTGATCGGGGTGACGCGAGGTTGCATCCAGCGGCTGACTCGATCCGAGCTTCAGGGGGTCATTGCTCATGAATTCAGTCACATCCTGAATGGCGACATGAAACTGAATATGCGCCTGATAGGCTGGCTGTACGGGATCATGATGCTCTCTATCATCGGTAGGATCATGTTTGAGGCCTGGCGCTTTGCTGGAACGACTCGTAGGAGTAGCAATGGCAAAGACAATGGAGCGGCGGTCGTTATCGCGATCATGCTGGCGGGGATTGCTCTCATCATCATTGGCTCGATCGGCGTGTTCTTTGGTCGCATGATCCAGGCGGCAATTTCCAGACAGCGAGAGTTTTTGGCGGATGCCTCTGCTGTGCAGTTCACTCGAGAACCAGAGGGGATTGCTGGTGCGTTGAAGAAGATTGGAGGTCAAGAGTATGGATCGGGCCTGCATTCTTCCAAAGCTGGTGAAGCGAGTCACATGTTCTTTGCGGATGGCGGCATGTTTTCCTACGGCATGGCCACCCATCCACCCTTGGATGTCAGAATTAAGGCGATCGAAGCCCACTGGAATGGTGAGTTTGAGCAATCCGAACTGCCTCCTGTAGCGTCTCATCAGTATTCGAGAGATGAGCGAGTCAGCGGCTTCTCTGGCAGTGTCACCGCGCCGGAGATGCGTGTGGAAAGAAAGGACTGGGATCAGATCGGTGATCCGAGCACGACGAACATTGCGACAGGGAGCATGATATTAAACAGTCTCCAGCCAACTTGGGTGGAGGCGTGCCGTGACCGTGAGCAAGCCCAGGCATTGGTGTTTGGTTTGCTCTTGGCCGTTGATGAGAAACTCAAGCTGGGCGAGCTGGAGTATCTGAACAAGTCGGCAGGAAGAACTGCCTGCGAGCTGGCACAGCAATGGCAAGTGGAGCTGGGCGATGAACATTCCTCCCAGAAGATTGCCTTGGTAGATCTGTCTATTCCTACCCTGCGCAGACTAACCAAGCCCGAGTACGAGAGATTCATAGGAATCACCAAGTGGATGATCGCGAGCGATGGGCAGGTGGATATCTTTGAGTTTATGCTGCAGAAGGTGTTAGAGCGCCATCTGGATGCCCACTACGCCCCAAAGGGTACTCCTAAAATTCGCTACACAAAGCATGCCCAGTTATCGAACGAAATCAATGTGCTGATTTCTACGATGGCAGGCATCGGTGCCCGTGGCAGTGGCGATGTCCAGCTGGCTCACGAGTCAGCAAGCCAGGCCTTGCAAGAACATGGCGGAGTGGCGCTGCAGCTTTTGCCGCCTGATCAATGTGGTCTACGTCTAGTGGATACCGCGTTGGAGAAATTGGAACAAGCGACACCCACAATCAAACGTGATGTGCTACACGCCAGTGGGGTAGCCGTGATGCACGATGGGGTTTTGGGCAGTCGTGAGGCTGAGCTACTACGTGCGGCGGCCGATGCAATCGGCTGCAGTATTCCTCCTTTTGTGAAAGCTTAA